The DNA segment AGGTGACACCCTCGGCCCCGCGCATCGTGGAGCTGGCGCCCATCGCGGTGACGGTGCGCGCGACCTCCGGCAACGCGGAGGTGAAGTCGAAGGACACGGGCCGCTGGCGCAAGGTGCGCCGCGACGGCGAGGTGCTGTCCTTTGGCGACGGCGTGCGGGCGAAGGGCGGCGAGGCGGTGCTGTCACTCAAGGACAGCGGCTCGGTGCTGACGCTCGCTCCAGGCGCGGAGGCGGTGCTGGAGAGCGCGGGGCAGCAGGGCACCATCGACGAGGCGCGCGTCAACCTGCTGCAGGGCCTGCTGGCCGTGCAGCTCGCCATGGGGCGCCAGAGCCGCGTTGTGCTGCCGCAGATGACGGTGGAGTCCGGGAGCGGGGCGAGGCTGGAGATCCGCCGCACGCAGACGGGCATGCAGGTGGCGGCGCACACGGGCGACGTGACGCTGCGGCGGGGCGAGGCACGGCAGGAGCTGCGCGCTGGTGAGCGCGCCACCGTGGCCACGGACGGCACCGCGAAGGTGGAGCCGCTGGAGGCTGCGGTGGTGGCGGTGGGCCCGGGCGAGGGCACGGAGATCTTCCACCGGGGCCTTTCGGAGGTGGCGCTCACCTGGGAGGGCGAGGGCGACGCGGTGGTGGAGGCGGCGCAGGACGCGGCCTTCAAGCGGCTGGTGCTCTGGGGCCGGGTGCACCGCGCTTCCGTCAACGTGTCCGCGCTGGCGCGGGGCACGCTGTACTGGCGGGCGCGCAAGGAGGACGGCACGCAGGTCGCGGCGGGCAGCGTCCACTTCGCCCCGGAATCCCCCACGAGCTCGCTGGCGCGGGTGCGCAACGTGGTGCCGGAGGGGCCGGAGAAGACGACCATCTTCTACCAGGACAAGCCTCCGGCGGTGACGTTCACCTACGGCGAGGAACCGCAGGCCCATACGTATCGCGTGGCGGTGTACAAGGCGGGCTCGCTCGCGACGCCCGTGGTGCAGCGCACGGTGTCGGAGCCGCGCGCGGCGCTGGAGGCGGGGGCGCTGGGCGAGGGCAGCTACCTGTGGTCCGTCACGCCGCTGTCGCAGGCGGGCGCGGCCCTCAAGGGCGGGCGCATGAACAAGCTGGAGCTCGTCTATGACAACTCGGTGGTGGGGCTGGTGGTGGACAGCCCGCGCCAGGGTACGTCGGCGGCGGAGAAGGTGCGGGCTTCGGGTGTGGCGCCCGTGGATGCCCGCCTGTCCATCAACGGACGGGCCGTGCCCCTGGACGCCAAGCACCGCTTCGATACGTGGGTCCCCCCCATGGGAATGCCCCCCCTGCTGGTGTTTAAGATGACGCGTCCCGGTGCCCCGGACGTACTCACGGTGCGCACCCTGAAAACGCGAGGACCTTGAGGGATGGCACAGCCCAACGTTCCCATTCCGGATCCCGCCGGCGCCTCGACCGCGCCCATCCTCCAGCCCTACGGACAGTACGTCCTCGTGCGCAAGCTGGCCGAGGGCGGCATGGCGGAGATCTTCCTCGCCAAGCTGCTGGGCGCGGACGGCTTCGAGCGCAACGTGGTGCTCAAGCGGATGCTGCCGACGCTGTCGGCCATCCCCGACTTCGTGGAGATGTTCCGCGACGAGGCGCGGCTCGCGGCGAAGCTGTCGCATCCGCACATCGTGCAGATCCACGAGCTGGGCTTCACGGAGGGCTGCTACTACATCTGCATGGAGTACCTCGCGGGCGAGGACTTCTCCACGACGCTGCGGCTCGCGGGCCGCAGGCGCCAGTACGTGCCGCTGCCGGTGGTGGTGCGGGTGCTCATCGACGCGGCGCGGGGCCTGCACTTCGCGCACACCTTCACCAACGAGCAGGGCCAGCCGCTGCACGTGGTGCACCGGGACGTGTCGCCGTCCAACCTGTACGTGACGTACCAGGGCCAGGTGAAGGTGCTGGACTTCGGCATCGCCAAGGCCGAGTCGCGCCTGGTCCAGACGCGCACCGGCGTGGTGAAGGGCAAGTACATCTACATGGCGCCGGAGCAGGCGCAGGGCAAGGAGGTCGACCACCGCGCGGACGTGTTCTCGCTGGGGGTCAGCCTCTACGAGGCCGTCACGCACGTGCGGCCCTTCTCCCGCGAGAACGACCTGGCGGTGCTCAACGCGCTGTTGCAGGGCGAGTTCGAGAAGCCGCGCGCGCTCAGGGCGGACCTGCCGCAGGGCCTGGAGGACATCATCCTCAAGGCCATGGCGTTCAAGCCGGCGGACCGGTACGCGAACGCGGAGGAATTCGCGGTCGCGCTGGAGGCCTTCGCCACGGGGCTCGAGGGTGGGGCCGCGGGCGCTCCGGCGCTGGGCACGTTCCTGCGCCACCACTTCGGCGAGGAGCGCGTCACGGAGAAGACGCGCATCCCCACGCTGGCCACGCTCACCGCCGCGCGTCCGACGGACCCCGAGTTCGCGGCGATTGCTCCGCCCGTGGTGGGTCCGGGCACGAACACGTACGGGCAGCAGGTGTCCCGACCGAGCGCCACGGGCATGAGGGCGCTGACCTCTCAGAACAAGTCAGCTCCCGCGCAGGCTCCCGCGCCGGAGGTCGTGGCGAACACGCCTCCCACGAAGCCCGCGTCCCGGCGCTGGCTCGCGGGGGTGGTGGGGGGCGTGGGGCTGGTGCTCGCGGGCGCGGCGTTCGTCATCGCGCGGCCCGGTGGCACCGCGGCGAACGTCACGCCTCCGGTCCAGCCGCGGCCGGCCGTCGCGCCCGTGGCCAACGGGACTGCGCCGGAAGCGGCTCAGGGCTCGCAGCAGCCAGGAGCCCAGGTCGCGTCGGGCACGCAGGGGCAGGGGGCACCTGTACCCGCGGGGACGCAGGCCCATGGGCCCGAAGGGACCCCGCCCGGGAGCGTGCCGGGCGGTGACGCGGTGGCGGCGTCCGTGACGGATTCGCCCCACGTGGATGAGGGGACGGAGGAGACGCCCTCTCGCAAGACGGTGACGAAGCCGGCGGTGAAGGAGCGCGTGTCGCTGGGCATCGAGGACATCCAGCGCGTGGTGTCCAACGGCCGCTCGAAAATCACCGGCTGCTTCGAGCGCTACAAGTCCGACCTGCCGTCGGCCGCGGGCGAGGTGCAGGTGCAGCTCACCATCGTGTCCTCCGGCAAGGTGCGAGCGGGCACGCGCGGGCCGCTGGCGTCCACGGCCGTGGGCCGCTGCCTGGAGACGCAGGCCCAGAGCCTGCGCTTCCCTGCGCACCGCGACCAGGAGGTCACCGTGCTGATGCCGTTCTCGTGGAAGGTGACGCAGTAGCGCGCGTGCCGTCCCGCGTTCAGCGCGCGGGACGCAGCACCGCCGTCACAGGTCGCGGCGGGCGGACAGCGCCTTGGCGAGCGTGGCCTGGTCCGCGAACTCCAGGTCGCCGCCCATGGGCAGGCCCTGGGCGATGCGCGTCACCCGCAGGCCCAGCGGCTTGAGCAGACGCGTGAGGTAGAGCGCGGTGGCCTCGCCCTCGATGTCCGGGTTGGTGGCGAGGATGATCTCCTCCACCCGGCTGTCGTTGAGGCGCTCCAGCAGCTCCTTGATGCGCAACTGCTCCGGGCCCACGCCTTCCAGCGGGGACAGCACGCCGTGCAGCACGTGGTAGCGGCCCTTGAACTCGCGGGTGCGCTCCAGCGCCATCAGGTCCGAGTACGTCTCCACGACGCACAGGGCACGCTCGTCGCGGCGGTTGTCGCGGCAGAAGCCGCACAGCTCCGAGTCGGTGAGGGAGAAGCAGCGCACGCACAGGTGCACCTTCTCCTTCACCTCGCGGATGGCCTGCGAGAGGTCCACGGCGAACTCGCCCGGCGCCCGCAGGATGTGGAACGCGAGGCGCTGGGCGGTCTTCTCACCAATGCCCGGCAGCTTCGCGAGCTGGGCGACCAGGCGGTTCAGCGGATCGGGGGTCATCCGTCTTTAGTTAATGCCGGGGATCTTCACGCCGCCGGAGATCTTCGCCAGCTCCGCGTTCATGTGCTGACGGCTGTTCGCCAGGGCAGCGTTCACGGCGGCGGTGACGAGGTCCTCGAGCATCCCGGGGTCGTTCGGGTCGATGGCCTTCTTGTCGATCTTGATGCTGCGGATCTCCTGCACGCAGTTGGCGACGACCGTCACGAGGCCCTCGCCGGACTTCGCCTCGACGGTCTCTTCCGCCAGCTGCTTCTTCCGCTCCTCGATCTTCTCGGTGAGCTTGTTCGCCTGCCGGATGAAGTAGTTCAGGTCGATGCCGGGCATGTGCTTCCTCGGTCCCCGGCCGTGGGAGCGCGCGCCGTCATGGCGCCGCTCGGAGCAGGGACGTTGCCGCGCACCCTAGCGGGGCGCGGCGGCGTTGTCAGTCGTCAGGAGCGGCGGGGACGTCCGGGAGGTTGGCCGCTGGCCGCTCGGGCTCGTAGACCTGGATGTGCTCGATTTCGCCGCCCAGCATCTTGAGGATGGAGCGCACGGCCGCGTGGGAGCGCACCTTGCCCTCGGTGCTCTTCTCGTGGGTGGCGCGGCTCTGGGTGTCCTGTTCGGAGAGGCTCAGCCCCATGCCGCCCGGGAGGACGTCCTGGGTCTGGGGCACGTCCATGATGGTGAGCTTCACGGCCCGGCCGAAGTGCGAGGCCAGCGCCGAGTCCACGGCGGCCTTGCCCGCGGGGGCCGTCACCGCGGCCTTGTGGAAGGCGGCGGAGGGCGGATAGCCCAGGACGATTTCGCCCGCCTTCATGGACTGGAGGCG comes from the Corallococcus caeni genome and includes:
- a CDS encoding protein kinase domain-containing protein, with the protein product MAQPNVPIPDPAGASTAPILQPYGQYVLVRKLAEGGMAEIFLAKLLGADGFERNVVLKRMLPTLSAIPDFVEMFRDEARLAAKLSHPHIVQIHELGFTEGCYYICMEYLAGEDFSTTLRLAGRRRQYVPLPVVVRVLIDAARGLHFAHTFTNEQGQPLHVVHRDVSPSNLYVTYQGQVKVLDFGIAKAESRLVQTRTGVVKGKYIYMAPEQAQGKEVDHRADVFSLGVSLYEAVTHVRPFSRENDLAVLNALLQGEFEKPRALRADLPQGLEDIILKAMAFKPADRYANAEEFAVALEAFATGLEGGAAGAPALGTFLRHHFGEERVTEKTRIPTLATLTAARPTDPEFAAIAPPVVGPGTNTYGQQVSRPSATGMRALTSQNKSAPAQAPAPEVVANTPPTKPASRRWLAGVVGGVGLVLAGAAFVIARPGGTAANVTPPVQPRPAVAPVANGTAPEAAQGSQQPGAQVASGTQGQGAPVPAGTQAHGPEGTPPGSVPGGDAVAASVTDSPHVDEGTEETPSRKTVTKPAVKERVSLGIEDIQRVVSNGRSKITGCFERYKSDLPSAAGEVQVQLTIVSSGKVRAGTRGPLASTAVGRCLETQAQSLRFPAHRDQEVTVLMPFSWKVTQ
- the recR gene encoding recombination mediator RecR; the protein is MTPDPLNRLVAQLAKLPGIGEKTAQRLAFHILRAPGEFAVDLSQAIREVKEKVHLCVRCFSLTDSELCGFCRDNRRDERALCVVETYSDLMALERTREFKGRYHVLHGVLSPLEGVGPEQLRIKELLERLNDSRVEEIILATNPDIEGEATALYLTRLLKPLGLRVTRIAQGLPMGGDLEFADQATLAKALSARRDL
- a CDS encoding YbaB/EbfC family nucleoid-associated protein translates to MPGIDLNYFIRQANKLTEKIEERKKQLAEETVEAKSGEGLVTVVANCVQEIRSIKIDKKAIDPNDPGMLEDLVTAAVNAALANSRQHMNAELAKISGGVKIPGIN